The following proteins come from a genomic window of Coriobacteriia bacterium:
- the argJ gene encoding bifunctional glutamate N-acetyltransferase/amino-acid acetyltransferase ArgJ: MFESTGFSYAEGGVLAPLGFLASGVSAGLKSGGKRDLALVVAEKPVPTAAVFTTNKVAAAPVLVSRQHMASGVARAVIINAGNANACTGAQGLADARATASALADALSCAAEEIVVASTGVIGVPLPVERILSAIPESVEMLGSADGDSAAAAIMTTDTFAKQTAIAVAVSGHTYTVGGMAKGSGMIAPNMATMLAVLTTDAPLTSAACDEALRAAVKTTFNKVTVDSDTSTNDMAVLMASGEAGGEAIGCDHPAFVPLAEAIRKVANELAKMIARDGEGATKLITVTVLGAATASDADLAAFAIANSPLVKTAIFGRDANWGRVAAAAGRSGAVLDPDALDIRFAGIEVCKDGGAVPFDETAAKAALAQTEVEIEVNLNLGEERSTVWTCDLTYEYVRINGEYRS, translated from the coding sequence ATGTTTGAGAGTACCGGCTTTTCCTATGCAGAGGGCGGCGTGTTGGCCCCTCTCGGCTTTCTTGCATCCGGAGTGAGTGCCGGCCTCAAGTCGGGCGGCAAGCGCGATCTCGCTTTGGTCGTCGCCGAGAAACCCGTCCCGACTGCGGCCGTATTCACCACGAACAAGGTAGCCGCAGCCCCCGTGCTGGTGTCTCGGCAGCACATGGCTTCGGGTGTGGCTCGAGCAGTTATCATCAACGCGGGCAATGCGAACGCATGCACCGGCGCGCAAGGGCTTGCCGACGCACGTGCAACAGCGTCTGCACTCGCCGACGCGCTCTCGTGTGCCGCCGAGGAAATCGTCGTTGCGTCGACAGGAGTCATCGGCGTTCCTCTCCCTGTGGAGCGCATCCTGTCAGCAATTCCGGAATCGGTCGAGATGCTCGGTTCCGCCGATGGCGATTCGGCGGCTGCGGCGATCATGACCACCGACACTTTCGCGAAGCAGACGGCCATCGCCGTGGCCGTGTCGGGGCACACGTATACGGTCGGTGGCATGGCGAAAGGCAGCGGCATGATCGCGCCAAACATGGCGACGATGCTCGCGGTGCTTACGACCGACGCCCCGCTCACCTCGGCGGCCTGCGACGAGGCGCTTCGCGCGGCGGTCAAGACGACTTTCAACAAGGTGACGGTCGACTCAGACACGTCCACGAACGACATGGCCGTCCTGATGGCTTCCGGCGAAGCTGGCGGGGAGGCTATCGGGTGCGATCACCCTGCGTTCGTGCCACTCGCTGAGGCCATCAGGAAGGTTGCGAATGAACTCGCAAAGATGATCGCGCGTGACGGCGAAGGCGCAACCAAACTCATTACCGTGACCGTGCTCGGGGCCGCAACTGCAAGTGACGCCGATCTGGCTGCATTCGCGATCGCGAACTCGCCACTGGTCAAGACGGCGATCTTCGGTCGCGACGCCAACTGGGGCCGTGTCGCCGCTGCGGCAGGCCGCTCGGGTGCCGTACTTGACCCCGATGCGCTCGACATTCGATTCGCGGGGATAGAGGTGTGCAAGGACGGCGGTGCCGTGCCGTTCGACGAGACGGCCGCGAAGGCCGCGCTTGCGCAAACAGAGGTGGAGATCGAGGTCAACTTAAACCTCGGCGAAGAACGCTCGACCGTGTGG
- a CDS encoding N-acetyl-gamma-glutamyl-phosphate reductase: MLNVAVVGAAGYSGIEAVRLVLGHPRMRLVCATSANDARKPIANVYPALAGLTDVVFSAPDAEMIAAVADVAFLAVPHTAALALVPTLLAAGTTVIDLSADFRLKDPLVYEAWYGVLHTAPELLAEAVFGLPELDRSRLAGARLVACPGCYPTATVLAALPALESGIALGGSRIMVDAKSGVSGAGRTPTAAAHFVSANEAVLPYKVGTHRHTPEIIQTLSEVTGAPISLTFVPHLVPMTRGLLSTVYLEVEENFTTSEAVDLYRGRYHKEPFVHVHDAGGMPSTAEVRGTNRASIGVAVDESTHTLVAVCAIDNLGKGAAGQAIQCANAVFGYPETEGFERPAPVV; the protein is encoded by the coding sequence ATGCTCAACGTTGCTGTCGTAGGCGCTGCGGGATACTCGGGGATTGAGGCCGTGCGCCTCGTCTTAGGGCATCCGCGCATGCGTCTCGTATGTGCGACCTCTGCAAACGATGCCCGGAAACCGATTGCGAACGTCTACCCGGCGCTCGCAGGTCTGACCGATGTGGTGTTCAGTGCTCCTGATGCCGAGATGATCGCAGCCGTTGCCGATGTGGCGTTTCTCGCGGTGCCGCACACGGCGGCGCTTGCTCTCGTACCGACATTGCTTGCTGCAGGCACCACAGTGATCGATCTTTCCGCCGACTTCCGGCTGAAGGACCCTCTGGTGTACGAAGCTTGGTACGGGGTGCTGCATACCGCTCCGGAACTGCTGGCCGAGGCCGTGTTCGGTCTGCCGGAACTCGATCGCAGTCGGCTCGCAGGCGCGCGGCTTGTGGCATGCCCGGGCTGCTATCCGACTGCCACCGTGCTTGCGGCGCTTCCGGCACTGGAGTCGGGCATCGCCCTCGGCGGTTCTCGGATCATGGTCGACGCAAAGTCCGGCGTTTCGGGAGCCGGCCGCACGCCTACCGCGGCTGCACACTTCGTCTCGGCCAATGAGGCAGTCCTGCCATATAAGGTGGGGACTCATCGGCACACGCCTGAGATCATCCAGACGCTGAGTGAGGTCACCGGGGCTCCGATATCTCTCACCTTTGTTCCGCATCTTGTGCCCATGACGCGTGGGTTGCTCTCGACCGTCTACCTCGAAGTCGAGGAGAACTTCACGACGTCAGAGGCGGTCGACCTCTACCGTGGGCGCTACCACAAGGAGCCATTCGTGCACGTCCACGATGCAGGCGGCATGCCATCAACCGCCGAGGTTCGCGGCACCAACCGCGCCTCGATCGGCGTTGCCGTGGACGAGAGCACACACACACTTGTGGCAGTCTGCGCAATCGACAACCTGGGCAAAGGCGCGGCCGGTCAGGCCATCCAGTGCGCAAACGCCGTCTTCGGGTACCCGGAGACCGAGGGGTTCGAGCGACCTGCACCCGTGGTCTAA